A region of Triplophysa rosa linkage group LG16, Trosa_1v2, whole genome shotgun sequence DNA encodes the following proteins:
- the si:dkey-211g8.7 gene encoding free fatty acid receptor 3: MSEDTPTAVVLSIYIITFLIGFPNSVLAICSCIRKIRSKPLPIDLFMLNLVVSDLIFLTYLPVKMKEAADNMVWNMPYILCHFNLFTFFLPLYSSSQFLAAISVERYVCVAFPVKYKSPRRFTYTILVCVAIWMLIIIIAGLTYKAVYTGSDETENITNHIEPSRCYNNFTAVQLKGLLKMRLAVMAIFFCIPLIICCFCYINAIRILLKLPLIKRCRRLRVIGLTLGTLLVFTVCFAPYNASHIVGYIREENPKWRTKVLMLTTLNACFDPIIFYCISWEMRNAIKICVKRFLQLFNCLK; encoded by the coding sequence ATGTCAGAAGACACACCCACAGCAGTTGTTCTCTCTATATACATCATTACATTCCTGATCGGCTTCCCGAATTCAGTTTTGGCCATCTGCTCCTGCATTCGCAAGATTCGCAGTAAACCTCTACCTATTGACTTATTCATGTTGAACCTTGTGGTTTCAGACCTCATCTTTCTCACCTACCTACCTGTGAAGATGAAAGAAGCCGCAGATAACATGGTCTGGAACATGCCCTATATCTTGTGTCATTTTAATCTGTTCACGTTCTTTCTTCCCCTTTACAGCAGCAGCCAGTTTCTTGCGGCAATTAGCGTCGAGCGTTATGTGTGTGTCGCTTTTCCAGTGAAATATAAAAGTCCGAGGAGATTCACTTATACAATACTTGTATGTGTTGCCATCTGGATGCTCATAATAATAATTGCAGGATTGACTTACAAGGCGGTGTACACCGGTTCAGATGAAACAGAAAACATCACTAACCACATAGAACCTTCTAGATGTTACAATAACTTTACTGCGGTGCAACTCAAAGGGTTGCTCAAAATGCGACTGGCTGTTATGGCGATATTTTTCTGCATACCCCTCATCATTTGCTGCTTTTGTTACATCAATGCTATTCGTATTTTGTTAAAGCTACCTCTTATTAAACGATGTCGCAGGCTCAGGGTGATCGGACTGACTCTCGGGACGCTCCTTGTGTTCACTGTTTGTTTTGCACCCTACAATGCATCACACATAGTGGGCTACATAAGAGAAGAGAATCCAAAATGGCGAACGAAAGTTTTAATGCTGACCActttaaatgcatgttttgatCCTATTATTTTTTACTGCATCTCTTGGGAGATGCGAAATGccattaaaatatgtgtaaaacGGTTTCTTCAGTTGTTTAATTGTTTAAagtga
- the si:dkey-211g8.9 gene encoding free fatty acid receptor 2, translating into MEVNVSSCLSLLVYIFTFLLGLPANLLVLFVYVRKARKHGATPNVVYALNLCVANLALVSWMPIKVTEMVLRGWKLPAAVCPVYSFFLFSSLYGSSLLLTAVVVGRYLSIAYPITYKIYRRARTSCLVSAILWALVIVHLGLALIAEGGGQFVSFSELNASSCYENFTYEQLKFLVPLRLEMSLALFLVPLIVSAFCTLRCVVLVRRSCLSSVGKRRVLVVALSTLAVLVVCYGPYNISHVVGFVLYTNVEWRSEAMLTSSCNVFLEPVIMLMMSPWTPKDLVDRLCNRRGTKSSYRSWHQGNGKGSSRNLQGTAQGVTTKTRQERV; encoded by the coding sequence ATGGAGGTGAACGTGTCCAGCTGCCTCTCTCTGTTGGTTTATATCTTCACATTTCTGCTTGGACTTCCTGCCAACCTCCTTGTTCTTTTCGTCTATGTCCGCAAAGCTCGAAAACACGGTGCCACCCCCAACGTAGTTTACGCTCTCAACCTGTGCGTAGCAAATTTGGCACTCGTCTCATGGATGCCCATCAAAGTAACCGAGATGGTCCTTCGGGGCTGGAAACTTCCAGCTGCTGTGTGTCCCGTTTACAGCTTCTTTCTGTTCTCCTCGCTTTACGGGAGCAGCCTTCTGCTCACAGCCGTGGTCGTGGGCCGCTACCTGAGCATCGCCTACCCCATAACCTACAAGATTTACCGCAGAGCCCGAACTTCTTGCCTGGTGAGTGCCATCTTGTGGGCTTTGGTGATTGTACACCTTGGTCTTGCTTTGATTGCAGAAGGAGGAGGCCAGTTCGTTTCATTTTCGGAACTGAACGCCTCCTCGTGCTATGAGAACTTCACATACGAGCAGTTAAAATTTCTGGTGCCGTTGCGGCTGGAGATGTCGCTGGCTCTGTTCCTGGTGCCTTTGATCGTGTCGGCGTTCTGCACGCTGCGCTGCGTAGTGCTCGTGAGGCGCTCTTGCTTGTCCTCTGTTGGTAAAAGGAGGGTGCTCGTAGTTGCACTCTCAACATTGGCGGTGTTAGTGGTCTGCTATGGACCCTACAACATATCTCACGTGGTGGGGTTTGTTCTGTACACCAACGTGGAATGGAGAAGCGAAGCCATGCTGACCAGCTCCTGCAATGTCTTCCTGGAGCCCGTGATCATGCTGATGATGTCGCCATGGACACCAAAGGATTTAGTTGACAGATTGTGCAACAGACGAGGAACTAAATCCAGCTACAGGTCATGGCATCAGGGCAATGGTAAGGGATCTTCCAGGAACCTCCAAGGGACTGCACAAGGGGTGACAACTAAAACCAGGCAGGAAAGAGTCTAA
- the tekt2 gene encoding tektin-2, producing MATMSTKPGLRYCVSDWVTNNKHISDTAEHKRNISHEIRQEGRVLRNETANKTNWDNYDSSRRLSDRIDDITRWKEKLKACAQEVDAEMDALTLSKQDTERALAATVLPLEVTSECLTLREGRRGKELVSDPVEAELKKEEEVIDGAQRVLQQCISQAFEQLCCLQEVRQQLTIDLQDKIEALEVDTSCLSLTTQSPEISLKPNPTRVPLGSMTPQQWEQFSRYNITRAKEEMHNSMQLRENSSLTRAQVQNELEAQRKAVEFALRKRTHHLEQAHKELQWQLKTTQDEISELEKDINGLEDDMQAKTAPLKLVHTRLENRTKRPGMDLCRDEVQFGLVEEAKQLEATIVALKQKLAQAQHSLQSLKQHEAQMMEDLSRKQDALSLEQRSSQTRQRLTVVAQTEGLPSAVVPLTNSSGRHRLDLA from the exons ATGGCCACCATGAGCACAAAGCCAGGCTTGCGTTACTGTGTGTCTGACTGGGTGACCAACAATAAACACATCTCAGACACAGCTGAGCacaagagaaacatttcacacGAGATACGACAGGAAGGAAGGGTTCTGCGGAATGAGACTGCCAATAAG ACAAACTGGGATAACTATGACAGCAGTCGGCGGTTAAGTGACAGAATCGATGACATCACACGTTGGAAAGAAAAGCTGAAAGCGTGTGCACAGGAAGTGGATGCAGAAATGGATGCGCTTACTCTG TCCAAGCAGGACACAGAGCGTGCCCTGGCAGCCACCGTTCTGCCCCTTGAGGTCACATCAGAGTGCTTGACCCTGCGGGAAGGTCGCCGTGGCAAGGAGCTGGTCAGCGATCCGGTGGAAGCTGAGCTTAAGAAGGAAGAAGAGGTGATTGATGGAGCACAGCGGGTCCTTCAGCAGTGCATCAGTCAGGCCTTTGAACAGCTGTG TTGCCTACAGGAAGTACGCCAGCAGTTGACCATTGACCTTCAAGACAAAATAGAGGCCCTTGAGGTGGACACGTCCTGCTTGTCTCTTACAACACAGTCACCAGAGATCTCTTTGAAGCCCAACCCTACCAGAGTTCCCTTGGG TTCCATGACCCCCCAGCAGTGGGAGCAGTTCAGCCGCTACAACATCACCCGAGCCAAGGAAGAGATGCACAACTCAATGCAGTTAAGAGAGAACAGCAGCCTCACACGAGCACAG GTGCAAAATGAATTGGAAGCCCAACGAAAGGCTGTGGAGTTTGCTCTCCGTAAGCGAACTCATCACCTGGAACAGGCACACAAGGAACTGCAGTGGCAGCTGAAAACT ACTCAAGATGAGATTTCTGAGCTGGAGAAGGACATTAATGGTCTGGAGGATGATATGCAGGCCAAGACGGCTCCTTTAAAGCTGGTTCACACCCGTCTGGAGAACAGGACCAAGAGGCCTGGTATGGACCTGTGCAGAGATGAG GTACAGTTTGGGTTAGTGGAGGAAGCCAAACAATTAGAAGCCACAATCGTGGCCCTAAAACAGAAGCTAGCACAGGCCCA ACACTCTCTACAGTCTCTGAAGCAGCATGAAGCTCAAATGATGGAGGATCTGTCTCGCAAGCAGGATGCTTTGTCATTGGAACAGCGCAGCAGCCAGACTCGACAGCGCCTCACTGTGGTTGCCCAAACTGAGGGTCTGCCGTCAGCTGTAGTTCCCTTAACCAATTCCAGTGGCAGACACAGGCTGGATTTGGCTTGA